A stretch of DNA from Limnohabitans sp. MORI2:
GTAGGTCGGGTGTGTAGGGCGCTAGTTCTGGCGTGTCAGACGGGGCGCTGATGTGATTGAGGTCAATCGCTTGAGCTCGTCCGATCAAGCGAGAGCCGACCTTTTCAAATTGGTAATAGCTGCCATTCCAAAGCTTCGCACCGAAATCCCTGGGTTGCTTGAATAAAAACAACAAGCTGTGCTCCAGCCATGCGAAGTTGTTTGGCGTGACCGTCTGCGGGTTGCGATACGGGTAGGGCACATGACAACTCACCTCGACAGCACTGTCAATGCACTTGAACTCTTTCATCGACAGAAAGTGGTCCACAAAAAGCGGGCTGTCCAGTGTCAACTGAAAACGAGAGGTTTGGCTATCAATGGGGGTGAACTTCACATGGCCAATGGCGAGCCGATTTCCATCGCGTGTGACGGCATAGACCTGTTTGCGTCCTTCTAACGCTGGCTCAGCGGCGAAGCTGTTTTGAAGTATCGCCATGAGCGTCATGACGATAGCCATTTTGACAATGCATGATTTGAGGCTGATCAACGGTTGATGCATCTAAGTTCCCCTTTGGTGGTGTGACATCACGCAGATGTGAGAGACGCGTTGATCAACTTTAGCGCACAGCTCCGTATGGGCAATAGTTCGGTTTGGGGCCCACCTGTGGGTGTAAGCGGCAGGTGTTGGGGCGCTTGTCGTACACGGTGCAACGCCGTGTTTTGGCGTCTAGATTCTGACAATCGCCATTAGCCCGGCGCGACAGCGTGAAGATGCTGTTCTTGAAATTGAAGTGCTCGATCGCCCCCATTTTTTGCAGACGCTTGGCGATCTGTTTGGGCTCTTCGTGCTCAGCTTCAAAGGTGTCGACCAGTTCTAAGCGAATCAAATCGGCCATCTTCACCTCAACGGGCATGGTGCAACAGTTGGCAGCGCAGGTGTTGCACAGGCCGCTGCGGTAGCGGGTCCAAGTGTCGCAGTTGTCGACATCAACAATCGAAATGTGTGATCGCATGCATCAGACCTTATTCGGCCGTTTTGTCGGCGTTAAACATAGATTTATTAGGGAGATCAAAAACCGCTCAGAATGCATCCAGGAATGCTTATGAGTAATTTTTTTGATCCCGCCATTTTGTTTTTCTTGCTTGGTATTTTTGCAGGATTGGTCCGTTCAAACCTAGAAATACCACCTCAAGTGGCAAGATTTTTAGCACTTTACCTGTTGATGGCTCTTGGCCTCAAGGGTGGTTTTGCATTGGCTAAAACGGGCCTGACTTTAGAGGTGATGGAGGGGTTGTGTGCTGCGTTATTTTTAGCAACTGTGATCCCGTTTGTGGGGTATCAAATACTCAAGCGTTTGACCTCTAAGTTTGATGCCGCAGCCATTGCTGCAACCTACGGTTCGGTGAGCGCGGTGACTTTCATCACGACGGTGCAGTACTTAGATACGCATGGCATCGCTTATTCAGGCCATATGGCTGCGGCGATGGCGTTGATGGAATCTCCCGCCATCATCATGGCTGTTTTATTTGCAAGTGCAGCACGACGCACATCAACAGCAGGTGTAGCGTCTAGCAATACGTCTATCACGCATGTGTTGCATGAGTCATTCACAGATGGTGCGCAGCTATTGCTCTTGGGTGCTATGTTGGTGGGGTATGTGTCGGGAGAAACGGGTAAGGCCATGATGGCGCCGTTTTCGATTGACTTGTTCAAAGGCATGTTGGCCTTTTTCTTGTTAGACATGGGTTTGTCAACGGCCAGAAATCTCAACCATTTGAAGGGCACTTCACCCTTGTTGATGGCCTATGGCGTGATGGGGCCTATCTGCCACGCGGGCATGGCATTTGTGCTCAGTGGGTGGTTGGGCTTGTCGCACGGAGACACTGCTTTGCTGATGGTGCTGGCTGCGAGCGCGTCTTACATCGCTGTGCCGGCCGTGGTGCGCTACGCCATTCCCGAAGCCAACGCTAGCTTGTATTTTGGTTTGTCGCTGGGGGTGACGTTCCCATTAAACATCATTTTTGGCATTCCCATTTATGTGGACATCGCCAGTCGTCTGTGAATGAATGGCGCTCAAGATAAAGCTGGCAGCTGATATGCCAACACTTTGAGCGAACGCTCGCTCGACACATCGGCAAACACCGCGGGGTTGGCCACGCGTTCGACAAAGTTCAATTCAGGTGCAAGTGCTTTCATTTGGTCTTGCAAAAAGTCCAAGCCCAACTCGGGCGCGTTGAGGCATAACAGCGCATAGCCACCTGGGGCCAGCAACTCGGGCAAGCGGCGCATGAGCCGGGCGTAGTCTTTGGTGGCGACGAAGCTGCCTTTTTGATAGCTGGGTGGATCGACGATGACCAAGCCATAAGGCCCACTGCGCGTGATCTTGCCCCACGTCTTGAAAATGTCGTGCATCAAAAATGTCGCGCCTGTGCTGATGCCGTTGAGCGCATGGTTGTGTTGGCCAATGGCCATCGCACCGTGGCTCATGTCCACGTTCACCACTTGCTTAGCGCCGGCTTGCATGGCCACGACTGAGAAGGCGCAGGTGTAGGCAAACAGGTTGAGCACTTTCAGACGTGGTTGGTCCGCGCCGTAGTTGTGCACGAACCTTCGCACCCATTCGCGACCTTCAGCCATGTCTAAAAACAAGCCATGGTTTTGGCCTTTGAGCACATGCACCCGAAA
This window harbors:
- a CDS encoding YkgJ family cysteine cluster protein → MRSHISIVDVDNCDTWTRYRSGLCNTCAANCCTMPVEVKMADLIRLELVDTFEAEHEEPKQIAKRLQKMGAIEHFNFKNSIFTLSRRANGDCQNLDAKTRRCTVYDKRPNTCRLHPQVGPKPNYCPYGAVR
- a CDS encoding sodium-dependent bicarbonate transport family permease → MSNFFDPAILFFLLGIFAGLVRSNLEIPPQVARFLALYLLMALGLKGGFALAKTGLTLEVMEGLCAALFLATVIPFVGYQILKRLTSKFDAAAIAATYGSVSAVTFITTVQYLDTHGIAYSGHMAAAMALMESPAIIMAVLFASAARRTSTAGVASSNTSITHVLHESFTDGAQLLLLGAMLVGYVSGETGKAMMAPFSIDLFKGMLAFFLLDMGLSTARNLNHLKGTSPLLMAYGVMGPICHAGMAFVLSGWLGLSHGDTALLMVLAASASYIAVPAVVRYAIPEANASLYFGLSLGVTFPLNIIFGIPIYVDIASRL
- a CDS encoding class I SAM-dependent methyltransferase codes for the protein MQALLNAIATKALSTDAQRVFHGRGGLHPGCEQWALDAFPPVILLTSFQPVSEEDLAVIGVALSTRWAQIAPNQPLNWVFQCRAEGHLETRLMSGSVPDPHVVTENGSRFRVHVLKGQNHGLFLDMAEGREWVRRFVHNYGADQPRLKVLNLFAYTCAFSVVAMQAGAKQVVNVDMSHGAMAIGQHNHALNGISTGATFLMHDIFKTWGKITRSGPYGLVIVDPPSYQKGSFVATKDYARLMRRLPELLAPGGYALLCLNAPELGLDFLQDQMKALAPELNFVERVANPAVFADVSSERSLKVLAYQLPALS